The Caloenas nicobarica isolate bCalNic1 chromosome Z, bCalNic1.hap1, whole genome shotgun sequence region TTTCGTGAAAAAGTATGTGTGTAACCTGTTCTTATACGATCTTGGAGTATTTATCTTGCTGTATGTGGCCCTGTACTTTATCTACCTTGGAAAACAGCAACATAAAACCTATTTTGCTGCacttttatatgtatataaatcTGAGGGTTTGTTGACAAACACCGTTCCTGCGATAGAGATGTTCACTCACTTTGACAAGCAGGTGCTTCTGTTCTTAAAACTTCAGATCAAAGAGCAGTTTCTTCAAATGCTTACTAGTACTTTAACTTTAGCATGCTGCATGTTAAACATTTGGTCCCTGTTGTGGGGGCATAAAGCCTGAAGCTTTAGTGAAAAATTTCATCGGAACTAAGAAGTGCAAGATGTTATGACATGACGTGTAACTTTGAAAGTTTTATCTTTTATAACCTGCTTTTTaagtctcagtgacttgtaaAAAACTATGCAGCGTGCTTAAACTCTTTTTTGAGATACTGTTACAGTTTTTTTCCAGAGTAGCAGCAATATAGACGGCTGAACTCTTAAACTGGAGATTTGGCATATACAGAGCCTTTAGTGTACAGTGTGTACTGTGTAATTTGGAAAAGATTAGTATAAAAGGACAATCGAAAGTCCATATGATATCACTTATGGTGTGAAATACTGGTTAACATCATCACTCAAACTGCACATGCTGCAGGCACATTGAGTAACTTTAATGATCTCTCTGTGTCCCTTGAAGTTGGCCAACATAACTTCGTTTGTTTCCAGGACTCCATACACTTGATAAAAACAGTGATGATTGCTGTTCTCGTGCTACAGATGGAGGGAGGGCTTTCATACTGTGAGAGGTCCCAAACAGGAAAGTCCTACCTGAACAGAATAAGAGGCGAGAATCGGGTGTGAAGTTGCCAGAGGAATAAAATTTAACCCAAGGATTCTAGCCTTAGGCATACATTGGCATAGATGTATGTATATCACATCACCTGCTAGTTATTAGCTGCATCTGACATTCAAAGATGAATCTTGGCATGTAAAACAGAAATGACCTAATAAGAGGAAGAAGTGACTTCTTGGATCCCCAAGTTCTCGTCCTTCTACTCAACAACAACTCCAGCCCTATAATTGAAGTGCATCAGTTTTTGGTAACAGAGAAGAAGTGTTTAATTTATCTGTAATAGAAGATTACtatactaaaaagaaaaaaaatatatttttagctgAAATACTGGTATTAGTGTAACTGGGGTTTGCTGCTTCTGTATCATTAACGAGTCAGTCTTTAGTGCTGGCTGTACACAACAGTCACTGTTTAGCAGGATAAGCATCTGAGACAGTTTAGTTCCTGATAAACTTGAATTTGTGTCCATTGGTATTATGTTAAAATTGCCCGAATGTGTGTGAAGCTCAGGAAAAAGCCAAATCTAATGTGATATTAACTGGTATTAAAGAACCTCACGCTCAAAATGTTCTCTTACTGCATGGAGAAGTTTTCTAGATTTCTGCCTCCTTCCTCACAAATTCAGATACAACTGGAGTGTTTTGCAGAGTTGTAACTAAAGTTGGGATTTTATACAGCTATAGTTGAAAATGAGTaggtgaattatttttttaaatcaaattagaAACCAGTTCAAAAGGACAGCAATACATGAACCCAATTTTTCTGCAACTGCTTTTTGCTTGTGACTTTCAGTAGTAAGGTGATGTATACTGTCAGTCTTGTAAAGACTACTTGTAGTAGAACTATTAAATTCCTACTTATTATTATGCAAAAGATTACCTTTCAGTTTATCATCAAATTTTGTGTAGCTTTTTCTAAACTGAATACAAAGACAACTCCTCCATATTATGAACTTTACTAGCAGTCAAGAACTTGTAATAAGCAAGTAACACCTACTCTTTTCCTCCCACCAGCTTAGATCATCCATCATTTTCACCACTTGTATTacctttgaaaggaaaaaaagttatttctaacTATTAAATCTGTATCTCTGAAGCATCAGCAAAAAGAATAGCATTTACGACTGTATATATATCTTTCAAGATTTGTCAGAACAAAGTAATTAACAATTGGCTTCCTGCTGTCTGATTTTAAACTTTTGTAAAACCTTTATATCTATTGCTACAATTGAAGCTTTTCTACAGTGTTCTGAAACCGTAGCTTTTTTCATGGCACCGATGATGAATACTTTGAATGAAGCTGCTTTAGTAgatgatattttcttttgctatggACTTTTAAGATTTAAGTATCTTCCATGGAAGTTCAGTACTTTAAATGGATCAAATTTTGGCGTGTTGATTAGTAGTAATGGAAAAAGGcataaatttttttcatttatatcaATGCTTCCAACTTCCCCTCATAGATAGAAATCAGAGGAAAACTGGAACAACGCTGATAGGCATGTGGAAAATATGAAGTATTCACTAACTTAGTGTTACATAACCCCTGGTTGTGCCATCGGATTGAGGACGCTAAGGATTCAGAGCAAGCGTAACCTGGTGCCTGACCTGTCACTCTCCCTGCTTAACTCCTTCTTGTCACATGTTTAAAACCAGACTCCTAAGTTTCCATGTCTTTAGCTTTTCAGGtagtttctttgaaaattaatcTATCAACACACTTCACTCTTCATAACATAGTTTCCCaccatttcaaaatcaaaacacaagTTTTGCCCAAATTTAAGTAAAACTGTACAGTAGCAAAGACAATTCAGAAAATTAGCAGATTTAACAGCAATGCTTTTAGTGGCAATAAGACAAGTTTTCTCACATGTAtaagcattttttatttcctatctCTAGATAAGCACTGTAATGATACTGCATGACACTTTAAAACCTCTTGAAAAACTCAAGATTTGAACCCATGTGAAAGTACTCCAACATAAAGTAAACGTTTTCCAGGAGAAGTGATAAAATTCCATCCGATTACTTCTAAGTTCCCCAAGCAATAAGGCAGCAATTTAACGTTCAGCTCAGTTGTAATCTCAAATATGGAATGCACTTAGTATTAAATGATGAaaatttttgccattttttccttttatatgcTTGCCAAGAAAGATTAAAATAGCCACACTTGCAGAAGTCTTCAGGGTTCTCACTCTTATTGGCTTccatatttacttttttttttttttttttttagtatgagGACAGAGGAGATAGAGTCAGATCTTTAAAATGTGTCTCTTGATGACATGATTACAGACTTAATTtcctctgtaaaaaaaaaattaagctgttCCTGGtgttcaaaaataaatgaagttgtAGAAAGACAGTTCCAGTTGTATACCAGACTATTCCAGCTGCAGGATGGCTAAACTATGACTTAGCGTTTCCTTTAAGctgcactgaaacagaaactgcctgaattttcagaaagcaaagtatCTATTACATTTCTAACTAAAGAATTGTGGAAGAGATTAGCTTAAGCCCTTCTTTGTATCAATATGCATGTTAGAACGGTGAATTTCACATAGTCTGAACTGTCAACATACAAATGACCAGCCCAAATTGTCCACTCCCTTCTAACTGGCATATCAGAACATCCCATGTTCTGGTCTTTCTACAaatcctgttttttcttttgaaccGCTGTACAGAAATATATTATCTACTgtacatctcatctgtacacaTAGCTTAGGATTTTGTGGGCGAGATCACTTTTGTAAGATCTTTTTATGTTCTAATGTGTAGTAAGGGTAGGATGGTATGTTTCACTCTTCTGGGGACGTTTTGGGATGGGTCTCCTTTGcacaaatatttactttcaCACAAAATAACTGACCTCATGTCCAAGACTGCTGCTCTTCTGTAAGTTTGAACAAGCTAGTTTGAGTTCTGCCAAATGTTCTGGGGGAGACAAACTAAGATCACATAAGCCTTGTTTccataggaaataaaaatagccaTGAAAAGTAGTTTGTAAGCTATTCAGCAGGTTAGGAAGGAGAAAATTGATAACAGCTTCCTCATATACTGTTTTcaaatgttaacatttctgGTAGCCCCTCAGAAAAGGGGCTGCCCACCCCCTGCTATTACTGCCATCACTATAAATGATGTGGTTGTGCTGCCTCATAGCAGCTCCTCCTGTGCAGCCGTGAACTCCAGCCTGCTTTTCTCATCTTAGCTGCCTAATATCCAAAAGatgtgaataaaaattaaaatgaaaaaaaaaaaatcatgacacTTTCCTCACACTGGGCAGTATTACCTgagctttcttcctttttttcttcaatgagAAAAGGGACATCTTGATTATATTAGACCAGCTTTGGTCTAAGCACTGAAGTACTTGTTATCTTGTACAGAATATTGCACAAAATTTTACATCTCTGTCAAGATCTGAATAAGAGAATGGGCTAGTCCATTATCCTGATCTGTAACTAAGGCACCATAGCACCACTATTACAAATAGTCTAAGGAAAATAAGTATTACACAGAGAAGTTTTTGAAGTAAAGCCAGAGATACAGGAATTTTCCATTCCccttagaagaaaaatagagaacAGAACACTGTAATTTTTAGTTTGGTCAGTTTGGAGTTTGGGATTACTAATGCTAGCCAAAATGTAGAAATCGCCTCTATCCAAGTAATTCAGATTGGTTGGAATAATCTCCTGCAGTATAAATAGCTGCTAATATCTGGCCTTTCTGGGCTGAAGTCTAAGACTATATGTAAAACGTCTGAACTTTACATTTTGATCTGAATGTGAACAGCTTTACATGAGTTTCTTGCTAGGAATTTGTAAGTAACTGGTAGTAGCTGAGCTCATTTTCCATTAGTTAGAAATAACACGAGTACATTCTGTGCTGGCCTGTCAGGTTTCTCACAGTGGCGCTCTCATTCCCCGTCGTGCTCACTGACCCATGCGGGACAACATCTAACGAAGGTTCGAGTGTGTTGCCAACCTCTGCACTAGCGGAGTTTATTTACATCTTAAAATCTAGTGTTAGAtaacttgttttgtttgcagGAAAAGTAGCAATGCTTCCAATGACAGAATCCCTTTTCTCCAACTCACCAGTACGGAAAAGTATTGCAAAAGTAAGAGGTTTAGGCTGAAGGAAGGCTGAGCTGCTTTTAGTCTCTTCAGGGGAGAGGAACGAAGGGCAGAGAGTGGCATGTGGGCCTGTTAGCTGCTCGCATCGCTGAAGTTTCCTGGTTTTAAGCATTCCATTCACATGGATTGATTTCTAGTGACTGAAGCATAACTGACACACTTAGTAAGGTCTGAACATCTGGAAAAGGAGTTTTAAGTCACCGTGCTAGCAACTCTGGGTCTCTGGTGCCTTTAACTGCAAAGACCATTGCAGGTTTTCTCTTTGTACACTAATGGTGCAGTAACTTTGCAATTAAAACATGAGATCAGAGTCTTCCAGCAAGgccaaagaaaagagaaatagcaGGCACACTAAAGCTTAAATTTAAAAGAGCCACACACACAACCCCCAGAATCTCCAGTAAGATAACTCAATGTTGTAGCAGAAGGGCAAAACTTACGGTTCATCTCCATTAATCATAACCTTGCTAAAAAGAGCAAACCCACCATAGTAATCTTTGGCAGAACAACTTATAACGTATTACATAAGAGTTCCTGTCTATAAATCTGCACTTGAGCAGTAGTACTGACGACATGGTATTTCAGAGTTCTTGTGTTCATAACACACTATTTCACTTTTGTAGTTCCTGCTAAAGTAGAACTTGGGTAGaatattctttttgaaaaagtCATCATTCCTCTAAAGCTGTCAAAAGCCTATTGACAAGCTCCAGCAATTCTTACAGTAGGAAGAACTGTTAAGTGTTTCAAAGcgctattttaaaataaagatttaataAAGCCACAAACATTATCGTAAAAGGGATGAAGACTTGCACATGTACCCTGATATTTAAAACACAGTACTGGCTAAAGGCTGTAGCATACTCTTTGAAACAGATTTTGGGGGAAGCACTTGCAGTTTTCTCTCATGAAGTAACTTTATAACTACTTGTGTTACAGATTGCCCTGAAATACGACCCCCAGATAGAAGAAGATCTGCGTAACTGGATAGAAGAGGTTACAGGGCTGAGCATTGGTACAAACTTCCAACTGGGATTAAAAGATGGCATAATCTTATGCGAGTAAGCATTTATTAAGTAACCTTATTTTTAGCAGTTTTCCACTTTTGAGGAACTAAGGAGGGACTTTCTGAAGACTCCCCCTTCAAACACATCAACAATAACAGTCAAAGTTAGCTGACCGTAGGGTGGGAGACAGCTTCATTGAAATTGTGGAGAAGAATGAAAACTTAAATCTCCtttatatttcagcaaaatttctAAATTTAATGCTGAAGCTCTTTTCTATAATAGTCAAATGGCACACAAAAAATTCTTACGGTGTGTTAGACTTGTTGGACATGAGATCCGAGCTAGGCACTCTGTATAAACGAGAACATTAACCATTTTGATGAAAGTAATGCAACTAATAAAGCGtgaatgaaaatatataatgcCTGCACAGATGGTATAAGGTTGAGATTTATTGTTTaagcatttccctttttttcaccTCCCCAGGCTTATAAATAAGCTGCAGCCAGGatcagtgaagaaaattaatcaaTCAAAACTAAATTGGCACcaggtaaaacaaaaaaaacccccaaaactccaCCTCTAACCCCTCCAACTCCCAGACAGTTCTTTTGTTCTGTATTAACAAATTTGCTGTGGATATGGTACACCTTAAATCTGAATAGCACCAAGTTTTGTTTATGATACGTACACAACAGTTGAGGATATTGCATACATGAAAAGCATTTGACAGAAAGCAACTATATCTGAGCTTGGGCATAAATGGTAGTTGAGTATACATATTTAATAGTAATGCTTTAACTGTTAGATGAAATTTCAGATAGAAGAAGAACGTAGTGACATATAGCAAGGCCTTtttccaagttaaaaaaaaaaagctgttaacTCTTTATTAAATTACAACTGGAGTTTTCCATCCAGGCAGTGCTGCAGGGTCAACAGCTCGCCTATACTTGGACATTCGAGGTCACTTTATGAAGTGTGCTCCTGAGAAAGCAGCTGGAGAGGATGGGGAGGTAGAGGACTTCAACAGTCTCAGAATAAATGGTTGTGTAACAGAATTCAGAAAACAATATGGTGCAAACTacagtatgtattttttttcagtgtatccAGATTTGATTTCCTATGAGTGTTCTAGGGAGCACTTCCCCCCACAAGGGACCATCAAAGGCAACATGCATTTAGAACATGCATTGACAGAGTTGCTGGTTAGAGTTGACTGCCTATACTGTTGCTGAGTCTAGCTTACTACCACTATATCAGCCTCTTGTTTTTATAGGCATTGAACACTTCTAAATACGGTGgagaatttttattaaaaaaaaaaaaattgaataccTCTAAaaacttcagaaggaaaaatgaaattcagtctTTACTCCTTATATTCCATATTGCTTTCCAATTTCTACAGCGCACAGTACTAAAAAGTGCTAACAAACCCCAAAAGCTTAGTTGAATTTGTCCCAGGAGTTGTGCAAGATAATACCTTCAAACCAAGTTAAATGTTCTTACTATCCAcatagtttttcttttactcaAAATTATCAATGGCTGAAGTCAAATAGCACGGACACTATGGTCAATTTTCCAATTTGAAGCAAATTTTAGATCAGGATTTCTTTTAGAAGGGCACAGTTGAGGCAGTTTTGTCAAAGACCCCTCTAACAAAGTATATGATTCTCACTGATGGAGAAATGCTGGGCTAGATAAACCCTTAGATTGATTTCTAAGTCAATattaaaactaatgaaaaataatatcaaaCTTCCTACCAGTCACTCTTAACCACGTCAACTGTTTTATCCAGTTTGCACAAGGCAATGAACTTAcattaaacaagcaaaaacaaacaaaccaaccaacaccagAAAGCCTTAAAATTACGTAGTTTCTAAATTGAAACACTGAGTAGAAACctggcttttttgtttctgtttagctggaGAACATTGGGAATTTTATCAAAGCCATCCAAGTCTACGGCATGAAGCCACACGATATTTTTGAAGCAAATGAtctttttgaaaatggaaatatgacTCAAGTACAGACTACCTTAGTGGCCCTGGCAGGTCTGGTAAGTATTTGTATCCCTGGAATTGGCACAAATCTACATGGCAGTCCAGACGCACCCTTTCCACTTGTAGATACAGAAAACAGCATACAGCCTGTTTGGGGGGATAGACAGATACTGCTGCGAGTCCGAGATCCTGCAGAGGTGGCACTTGAGAGGGCTGTGTCCTACCGCATCCCTCCAGGGAAGGCTGGGAGTTCAGAGCCATGATTCTTGACTGCAGGTGGCCTTGCTCTGGAGCTGCATCTCCACACACAGAACCAGGGAGGCTCACAGGACGCTAATCCCTGCAGAACATCCTGCTGACAAGATACTTGGGTCGCTTTGGGCTGCCACCTGCAAATGGCGTGGCGAACCGTTACCTCCTCTCACCCCCAGCACAAGAGTTTCTCATAAGAGATGAACCTGCTTGTGGCATCACTTGAGAGCCCAGGGTCAGGAAAACCAGCGTTCCAGTAGCAGAAGACATACTTCATACACTAAATACTATATTTTCCCTCCCCCTAAATAGGCAAAAACCAAAGGTTTTCACGCTACAATTGATATTGGTGTCAAATATGCAGAGAAACAAGCACGAAGTTTTGATGCGGGAAAACTAAAAGCTGGTCAAAGTGTAATTGGCCTGCAGGTAAGTATGAAATTCAAGTTTGCAGTTAATCTGTTATATTTGAGAAGGACTTTCCTGTTTCAACTGACATTGTTTATGCAAAAACAGTTGCAGAATTACAATATATTCTTATCACAGAAGGAGGTATGAggttttaattcttttaagCAGTTAATTTGCTTTATAAACTCAAGTGAGTGACTGGaaaattcttctgtttgttttaaatctgcaATAGGAGTGATAAGGAGGGAAGGAACAGCTAATCTTAGCAGTATCACCTCTGTCTCCTACAGTGGTTTTAAAGTAGGTGTCTTTGGATGGCTAAGGCTCCTTATATGGTAGTagccttttttctctccactttCCTTAATAGTCATGAAAACCCCATAATAACTGttataaaaatcttaaaattccTGTGGTAGAGAAGTAGTGGTGATGCAATTAAATCATTACTGTCCAGAATAAAAGTGAATTATTACATTTTGATGCATACAGCCATTCTAATTGTACATGCAGTTGGGCAGACGCCAGTCACTGAAATCCCTTAGGTTGACAGTtgccattatttttccttttgaacatcAGTATGGAGAAAGGGTAATTTGTTACAGGTAGTGGTCAAGCTACATGAGGAAAGCCTGCACCATAGTGACTTTTTCCGTCAGCCATCAGAGTTACCAGGCATATTTGTTTCCTTAGACTGTGCTTGCTGTACAAATAAAACCCACTTTTTCTGTCCACCTCTTCTTTCCCCTGATAAAGATGGGCACCAACAAGTGCGCCAGTCAGGCAGGCATGACTGCTTATGGAACGAGAAGACACCTCTATGATCCAAAAATGCAAACTGATAAGCCGTTTGACCAGACGACAATTAGCCTACAGATGGGCACTAACAAAGGAGCCAGTCAGGTAAGCAGGGCTGCGTGTGACCCAGGAACCGTGGAGACCCGGTCGGG contains the following coding sequences:
- the CNN3 gene encoding calponin-3, whose protein sequence is MTHFNKGPSYGLSAEVKNKIALKYDPQIEEDLRNWIEEVTGLSIGTNFQLGLKDGIILCELINKLQPGSVKKINQSKLNWHQLENIGNFIKAIQVYGMKPHDIFEANDLFENGNMTQVQTTLVALAGLAKTKGFHATIDIGVKYAEKQARSFDAGKLKAGQSVIGLQMGTNKCASQAGMTAYGTRRHLYDPKMQTDKPFDQTTISLQMGTNKGASQAGMLAPGTRRDIYDQKHILQPVDNSTISLQMGTNKVASQKGMSVYGLGRQVYDPKYCAAPTEPVIHNGSQGTGTNGSEISDSDYQAEYPDDYHGEYQDDYQRDYHGQYSDQGIDY